CCTCTTAATAGTACTCCTACGTTGTCTCCTGCTATTGCTTCATCTAATTGTTTTCTGAACATCTCGATTCCTGTTACTACTGTCTTCTTCTTCTCTTCCGATAGTCCTACTATCTCTACTTCGTCACCTACTTTTAATGTTCCTCTTTCTACTCTTCCTGTTACTACCGTTCCTCTTCCTGTTATTGTGAATACGTCTTCTACTGCCATTAGGAATGGTTTGTCTGTTTCTCTTGGAGGTGTTGGTATGTATTCATCCATTGCTTTTAATAGCTCTTCTACTGATGCAAACCATTTTGGGTCATCGTTTAATGCTCCAAGTGCTGACCCTCTTATTACAGGCACTTCATCTCCTGGAAAGTCATATTTACTTAGTAGTTCTCTTACTTCCATTTCTACTAAGTCTATTAGTTCTGGGTCGTCTACCATGTCGCATTTGTTTAAGAATACTACGATGTATGGTACGTTAACCTGTCTTGCAAGGAGTACGTGTTCTCTTGTTTGTGGCATTGGTCCGTCTGCTGCTGATACTACAAGGATTGCTCCATCCATTTGCGCTGCACCGGTGATCATGTTCTTGATGTAGTCTGCGTGTCCTGGGCAGTCTACGTGTGCATAGTGTCTTTTTTCTGTCT
This is a stretch of genomic DNA from Sulfurihydrogenibium sp. YO3AOP1. It encodes these proteins:
- the tuf gene encoding elongation factor Tu, with amino-acid sequence MAKEKFVRGKEHLNVGTIGHVDHGKTTLTAAITYVQSKKGLAKFVGYGDIDKAPEERERGITINITHVEYETEKRHYAHVDCPGHADYIKNMITGAAQMDGAILVVSAADGPMPQTREHVLLARQVNVPYIVVFLNKCDMVDDPELIDLVEMEVRELLSKYDFPGDEVPVIRGSALGALNDDPKWFASVEELLKAMDEYIPTPPRETDKPFLMAVEDVFTITGRGTVVTGRVERGTLKVGDEVEIVGLSEEKKKTVVTGIEMFRKQLDEAIAGDNVGVLLRGITKDEVERGQVLAKPGTITPHKKFKAQVYVLSKEEGGRHTPFFLGYRPQFYIRTADITGTVVELPEGQEMVMPGDNVELTVELMVPVAMEEQMRFAIREGGRTVGAGVVTKIIE